DNA sequence from the Candidatus Stygibacter australis genome:
AGATGGCACAGCATGCATCTACAATTCCGATTGTTAATGACAGTTCTTGTGTGGTTTGTGGTTTATGCGTGAAGGAATGTCCTGGCAAAGCAATTACACTTGAGCCGGTAAAAATTTCCAAAGAATTATGTATCGGCTGTGGAAAATGTATTGGGGTATGTCCCCAAAGATTATTTTCCATTCCGTGGGGGAGTACCAGTTTGAAAGTATTTCAAGAGAGAGTGGTGGATTATGCCAGGATGATCTCCACAGGACGAAAGATGATCTATATAAATGTGATTGATAAAGTTTCACGGCTTTGCGATTGTGATATGGGAGCACCGCCACCCTTTGCTGAAAAGATCGGAATTGTAGCATCCACTGATATGTTGGCTGCAGATAAAGCTTCACTTGATCTTGTGAATGATCACATGAAAGAAAAAGATACTTTTGCCCGTTATTCTGGAGTGAGTGGTAATCATCAGCTTGAATATGCCTTGGAAACAGGACTTGGAAGTATAGAATATCAGCTAATTGAGATAGAATAAAATGAATGTGATTCATAAAC
Encoded proteins:
- a CDS encoding DUF362 domain-containing protein — protein: MAIVYYTKEINAESVWKIYQKVSEPIYGKIGIKLHFGERGNMNYLDPQLLHILAKELKASLVETNVLYLGPRRETASHLEVAEEHGFNFAPIDILDAEGEYTLPFMDAKHFKEVRLPSGIDRYDSFIIYSHFKGHIMSGFGGAIKNVGMGMASIPGKMAQHASTIPIVNDSSCVVCGLCVKECPGKAITLEPVKISKELCIGCGKCIGVCPQRLFSIPWGSTSLKVFQERVVDYARMISTGRKMIYINVIDKVSRLCDCDMGAPPPFAEKIGIVASTDMLAADKASLDLVNDHMKEKDTFARYSGVSGNHQLEYALETGLGSIEYQLIEIE